One genomic region from Streptomyces sp. NBC_00457 encodes:
- the tkt gene encoding transketolase, producing MSTKPTTTDLEWTELDQRAVDTARVLAADAVQKVGNGHPGTAMSLAPAAYTLFQKVMRHDPADADWTGRDRFVLSAGHSSLTLYTQLYLAGFGLELDDLKAFRTWGSKTPGHPEYGHTTGVETTTGPLGQGVANAVGMAMAARYERGLFDPEAAEGTSPFDHFVYCVAGDGCLQEGISAEASSMAGHQKLGNLILLWDDNHISIEGDTETAVSEDTVKRYEAYGWHVQRVAPKPDGDLDPHAIYNAIEAAKQVTDKPSFIAMRSIIAWPAPNAQNTEAAHGSALGDDEVAATKRVLGFDPEQSFEVSDEVLGHTRALGERGRQAKAEWEKSFQEWRNNNPERAAEFDRISKGELPTGWEEKIPVFEAGKGVATRAASGKILQALGAVIPELWGGSADLAGSNNTTIDKTSSFLPADNPLPEADPYGRTIHFGIREHSMAAEMNGIALHGNTRIYGGTFLVFSDYMRNAVRLSALMHLPVTYVWTHDSIGLGEDGPTHQPVEHLASLRAIPGLNVVRPADANETAIAWREILKRYTKVFGKGAPHGLALTRQGVPTYEHNEDAARGGYVMFEASTGTPEVILIATGSEVHVAVGAREQLEADGVPTRVVSMPSVEWFEEQDQGYRDSVLPPSVKARVAVEAGIGLTWHKYVGDAGRIVSLEHFGASADGKVLFREFGFTAENVAAVARESIAAAQR from the coding sequence GTGAGCACCAAGCCGACCACCACAGACCTCGAGTGGACCGAGCTGGACCAGCGGGCCGTCGACACCGCCCGCGTCCTGGCCGCCGATGCCGTACAGAAGGTCGGCAACGGCCATCCCGGTACGGCGATGAGCCTGGCGCCCGCCGCCTACACCCTCTTCCAGAAGGTGATGCGGCACGACCCGGCGGACGCCGACTGGACCGGACGCGACCGCTTCGTGCTGTCCGCCGGGCACTCGTCCCTGACCCTCTACACCCAGCTGTACCTGGCCGGCTTCGGCCTGGAGCTGGACGATCTGAAGGCCTTCAGGACGTGGGGTTCGAAGACCCCGGGCCACCCGGAGTACGGCCACACCACCGGCGTGGAGACCACCACCGGCCCGCTCGGCCAGGGTGTCGCCAACGCGGTGGGCATGGCGATGGCCGCCCGCTACGAGCGCGGTCTGTTCGACCCGGAGGCCGCCGAGGGCACCTCCCCCTTCGACCACTTCGTCTACTGCGTCGCCGGTGACGGCTGCCTCCAGGAGGGCATCTCCGCCGAGGCCTCCTCCATGGCCGGCCACCAGAAGCTCGGCAACCTGATCCTGCTGTGGGACGACAACCACATCTCGATCGAGGGCGACACCGAGACCGCTGTCTCCGAGGACACCGTCAAGCGGTACGAGGCGTACGGCTGGCATGTGCAGCGCGTCGCCCCGAAGCCGGACGGCGACCTCGACCCGCACGCCATCTACAACGCCATCGAGGCCGCGAAGCAGGTGACGGACAAGCCGTCCTTCATCGCGATGCGCTCGATCATCGCGTGGCCCGCCCCGAACGCGCAGAACACCGAGGCCGCGCACGGCTCGGCGCTCGGCGACGACGAGGTGGCCGCCACCAAGCGCGTCCTCGGCTTCGACCCGGAGCAGTCCTTCGAGGTCTCGGACGAGGTCCTGGGCCACACCCGCGCACTGGGCGAGCGCGGCCGGCAGGCCAAGGCGGAGTGGGAGAAGTCGTTCCAGGAGTGGCGCAACAACAACCCGGAGCGCGCCGCCGAGTTCGACCGCATCAGCAAGGGCGAGCTGCCCACCGGCTGGGAAGAGAAGATCCCGGTCTTCGAGGCGGGCAAGGGCGTCGCCACGCGTGCCGCGTCCGGCAAGATCCTGCAGGCGCTCGGCGCGGTCATCCCCGAGCTGTGGGGCGGCTCGGCCGACCTGGCCGGCTCCAACAACACGACGATCGACAAGACGTCGTCGTTCCTCCCGGCGGACAACCCGCTCCCGGAGGCCGACCCGTACGGCCGGACCATCCACTTCGGCATCCGCGAGCACTCCATGGCCGCGGAGATGAACGGCATCGCGCTGCACGGCAACACCCGTATCTACGGCGGCACGTTCCTCGTCTTCTCCGACTACATGCGCAACGCCGTCCGTCTGTCGGCGCTGATGCACCTGCCGGTGACGTACGTATGGACGCACGACTCCATCGGGCTCGGCGAGGACGGCCCCACACACCAGCCGGTCGAGCACCTCGCCTCACTGCGTGCGATTCCGGGCCTGAATGTCGTGCGGCCGGCCGACGCCAACGAGACCGCCATCGCCTGGCGCGAGATCCTCAAGCGCTACACCAAGGTCTTCGGCAAGGGTGCCCCGCACGGTCTCGCGCTGACCCGGCAGGGCGTGCCGACGTACGAGCACAACGAGGATGCCGCGCGCGGTGGTTACGTGATGTTCGAGGCGTCCACGGGCACGCCGGAGGTCATCCTGATCGCGACCGGTTCCGAGGTGCACGTCGCCGTCGGAGCGCGCGAGCAGCTGGAGGCGGACGGGGTGCCGACGCGAGTCGTGTCCATGCCGTCCGTGGAGTGGTTCGAGGAGCAGGACCAGGGGTACCGGGACAGCGTCCTGCCGCCTTCCGTGAAGGCGCGTGTGGCGGTCGAGGCCGGGATCGGACTCACCTGGCACAAGTACGTGGGGGACGCCGGTCGCATCGTTTCCCTGGAGCACTTCGGTGCTTCGGCGGACGGCAAGGTCCTTTTCCGCGAGTTCGGGTTCACTGCCGAGAACGTCGCCGCCGTAGCGCGGGAATCGATCGCCGCAGCCCAGCGCTGA
- a CDS encoding heme o synthase, with protein sequence MSLSGVCVTAVESRPAGVIGASQSPSRRPVGARIKAFVALTKPRIIELLLITTVPVMFLAEQGVPDMKLVLLTCVGGYLSAGGANALNMYIDRDIDALMDRTSQRPLVTGMVSPRECLAFGITLAIVSTLLFGLAVNWLSAWLSLGALLFYVVVYTMILKRRTSQNIVWGGIAGCLPVLIGWSAVTNSMSWAPIILFLVMFFWTPPHYWPLSMKVKEDYARVGVPMLPVVASNKVVARQIVLYSWVMVAVSLLLTPLGYTGWFYTLVALLAGGFWLWEAHGLQSRAKAEVTGAKLKEMRLFHWSITYVSILFVAVAVDPFLR encoded by the coding sequence ATGTCTCTGTCAGGGGTGTGCGTGACGGCCGTTGAATCCCGTCCTGCGGGGGTTATCGGGGCGAGCCAGAGCCCGAGCCGGCGGCCGGTAGGGGCCCGGATCAAGGCGTTCGTGGCGCTGACCAAGCCGCGGATCATCGAGCTGCTGCTGATCACCACCGTTCCGGTGATGTTCCTCGCCGAGCAGGGCGTTCCGGACATGAAGCTGGTCCTGCTCACCTGCGTCGGCGGCTATCTCTCCGCCGGAGGCGCCAACGCGCTGAACATGTACATCGACCGCGACATCGACGCGCTCATGGACCGCACCTCGCAGCGCCCCCTCGTCACCGGCATGGTCAGCCCGCGCGAGTGCCTGGCCTTCGGCATCACCCTGGCCATCGTCTCGACGCTGCTGTTCGGCCTGGCCGTCAACTGGCTCTCCGCCTGGCTGTCGCTGGGCGCACTCCTCTTCTACGTCGTCGTCTACACGATGATCCTCAAGCGCCGTACCTCGCAGAACATCGTGTGGGGCGGCATCGCGGGCTGCCTGCCGGTCCTCATCGGCTGGTCGGCCGTCACCAACTCCATGTCGTGGGCGCCGATCATCCTCTTCCTCGTCATGTTCTTCTGGACGCCGCCGCACTACTGGCCGCTGTCCATGAAGGTGAAAGAGGACTACGCGCGCGTGGGCGTGCCGATGCTGCCGGTCGTCGCCAGCAACAAGGTGGTCGCCAGGCAGATCGTCCTCTACAGCTGGGTGATGGTCGCGGTGTCCCTGCTGCTGACCCCGCTCGGCTACACGGGCTGGTTCTACACGCTGGTCGCGCTGCTGGCGGGCGGCTTCTGGCTCTGGGAGGCGCACGGTCTTCAAAGCCGCGCCAAGGCCGAGGTGACGGGCGCGAAGCTCAAGGAGATGCGGCTGTTCCACTGGTCGATCACCTATGTGTCGATCCTCTTCGTCGCGGTCGCGGTGGACCCCTTCCTGCGCTGA
- a CDS encoding amidohydrolase family protein yields the protein MIEMPSLVDQYCHGVLRTELGLGTFEAQLSRTEGPPAPGTTLFDTQTGFAVRRWCPPLLGLEPHCPPARYLARRRELGVLESGRRLLRGSGITTYLIDTGLPGDLTGPDEVASAASAEAREIVRLELLAEQVADTSGTVESFLANLAESVHGAAGSAVAFTSVAGVRHGLALAPEPPGPGEVRGAAGRWLAGRRVGGELSDPVLLRHLLWIAVASGLPLQLHAGLGEPGLRIDRTDPVLLTDFVRATAGLGTDLVLLHSYPYHRHAAHLAGVFPHVYADSGAALARTGARAATVLAEILELAPFGKIVFSSGAQGLPELHVVGARLFREALGRVLGGWVAEGAWSLADAQRVAALIAAGNARRVYGLE from the coding sequence ATGATCGAGATGCCGTCCCTCGTGGACCAATACTGCCATGGCGTACTGCGGACCGAGCTGGGCCTCGGCACCTTCGAGGCGCAGCTGTCCCGTACCGAGGGCCCGCCCGCGCCCGGTACCACCCTCTTCGACACCCAGACCGGGTTCGCCGTACGGCGTTGGTGCCCCCCGCTGCTCGGCCTGGAACCGCACTGTCCGCCCGCCCGCTATCTCGCCCGGCGCCGTGAACTCGGCGTACTGGAATCGGGCCGCAGGCTGCTGCGCGGCAGCGGCATCACGACGTATCTGATCGACACGGGGCTGCCCGGCGACCTCACAGGACCCGACGAGGTAGCATCCGCCGCCTCCGCCGAGGCGCGCGAGATCGTACGGCTGGAGCTGCTCGCCGAACAGGTCGCCGACACGTCCGGCACGGTGGAGTCGTTCCTCGCCAACCTCGCCGAATCGGTGCACGGAGCGGCCGGGAGTGCCGTCGCCTTCACGTCCGTGGCAGGGGTGCGGCACGGGCTGGCGCTGGCGCCCGAGCCGCCGGGGCCCGGGGAGGTGCGCGGCGCGGCGGGGCGCTGGCTGGCGGGGCGGCGGGTCGGCGGGGAGCTGAGCGACCCGGTGCTGCTGCGGCACCTGCTGTGGATCGCGGTGGCGTCGGGGCTGCCCCTTCAGCTGCACGCCGGGCTCGGCGAACCGGGCTTACGCATCGACCGCACCGACCCCGTCCTGCTCACCGACTTCGTACGGGCCACCGCGGGCCTGGGCACGGACCTCGTCCTGCTGCACAGCTACCCCTACCACCGGCACGCCGCCCACCTCGCCGGCGTCTTCCCGCACGTCTACGCCGACTCCGGCGCCGCCCTGGCCCGCACCGGCGCCCGCGCCGCGACCGTCCTCGCCGAGATCCTCGAACTGGCCCCCTTCGGCAAGATCGTCTTCTCCAGCGGGGCCCAGGGGCTGCCGGAGCTGCACGTCGTGGGGGCGCGGCTGTTCCGCGAGGCGCTCGGGCGGGTGCTCGGCGGCTGGGTGGCCGAGGGGGCATGGTCGCTGGCGGACGCGCAGCGGGTGGCCGCGCTGATCGCGGCCGGGAACGCGCGGCGGGTGTACGGGCTGGAGTGA
- a CDS encoding COX15/CtaA family protein has product MGPVPNVTRADAVAAVRNPLAFIAARWTPHPRTVQRAALAALVMSVVIVVTGGAVRLTGSGLGCPTWPKCTADSLTTTSEMGLHGVIEFGNRMLTYALCAAVGWAIIAARSEKPSRRRLTRLGWAQFWVVMGNAVLGGIVVLVGLNPYTVAAHFLLTSALIAVATVMWQRTREGDGVPRPLVGKVVRQLVWVLVGVTVLLIAVGTVVTGTGPHAGDSSDVPRMDLPMGMGWEDVSKLHAVLAWIVVTLVFALWFVLKAVDAPKGPLARTRELFLILLAQGVIGYVQYFTDLPEILVGAHMFGSCLVWIGTLRVLLALRERPEGVVDVPGPAAEAALTRA; this is encoded by the coding sequence ATGGGTCCCGTGCCAAACGTGACCCGCGCCGACGCCGTAGCCGCCGTGCGCAACCCGCTCGCCTTCATCGCCGCACGCTGGACCCCGCATCCCCGGACGGTTCAGCGGGCGGCTCTCGCCGCGCTCGTCATGTCGGTGGTCATCGTGGTGACCGGCGGGGCGGTACGGCTGACCGGCTCGGGCCTCGGCTGTCCGACCTGGCCCAAGTGCACCGCCGACTCGCTGACCACCACCAGCGAGATGGGGCTGCACGGCGTCATCGAGTTCGGCAACCGCATGCTGACGTATGCGCTGTGCGCGGCCGTCGGTTGGGCGATCATCGCCGCGCGTTCCGAGAAGCCGTCCCGGCGCCGCCTGACCCGGCTGGGCTGGGCGCAGTTCTGGGTCGTGATGGGCAACGCGGTGCTCGGCGGCATCGTGGTGCTGGTCGGCCTCAACCCGTATACGGTCGCCGCGCACTTCCTGCTGACCTCCGCCCTGATCGCGGTCGCCACCGTGATGTGGCAGCGCACGCGCGAGGGTGACGGGGTGCCGCGTCCGCTGGTCGGCAAGGTGGTGCGGCAGCTGGTGTGGGTCCTGGTGGGAGTCACCGTGCTGTTGATCGCGGTCGGCACGGTGGTCACCGGCACGGGTCCGCACGCGGGCGACTCCAGCGACGTGCCGCGCATGGACCTGCCGATGGGCATGGGCTGGGAGGACGTCAGCAAGCTGCACGCCGTGCTGGCCTGGATCGTGGTGACGCTGGTCTTCGCCCTGTGGTTCGTGCTCAAGGCGGTCGACGCCCCCAAGGGCCCGCTGGCCCGCACCCGCGAACTGTTCCTGATCCTGCTCGCCCAAGGCGTCATCGGCTACGTCCAGTACTTCACGGACCTCCCCGAGATCCTGGTCGGCGCCCATATGTTCGGCTCGTGCCTGGTGTGGATCGGGACGCTGAGGGTGCTGCTGGCGCTGCGGGAGCGGCCCGAGGGTGTCGTGGATGTGCCGGGCCCGGCGGCCGAGGCGGCCCTCACCAGGGCCTGA
- a CDS encoding ABC transporter permease, translating to MTTTVGAYAPKPGAAPLPRMIAAQAVLETKMLLRNGEQLLLTVVIPTLLLVLFSTVDIVDTGAGETVDFLAPGVLALAVMSTAFTGQAIATGFERRYGVLKRLAASPLPRWGLMTAKTASVLVTEVLQIALLTAIAFALGWSPHGNPLAVLLLLLLGTAAFSGLGLLMAGTLKAEATLAAANLVFLLLLVGGGVIVPLDKFPSGAQDVLGLLPISALSDGLRDVLQHGAGMPWGDLGILAVWAVVGLGAAGKFFRWE from the coding sequence ATGACGACGACCGTGGGTGCGTACGCGCCGAAGCCCGGTGCCGCCCCGCTCCCCCGCATGATCGCGGCGCAGGCGGTGCTGGAGACCAAGATGCTGCTGCGCAACGGTGAGCAGCTGCTGCTGACGGTCGTCATCCCGACGCTGCTGCTGGTCCTGTTCAGCACGGTGGACATCGTCGACACCGGCGCGGGCGAGACCGTCGACTTCCTCGCCCCCGGCGTCCTCGCGCTGGCGGTGATGTCGACGGCGTTCACGGGGCAGGCGATCGCGACGGGCTTCGAGCGGCGGTACGGCGTCCTGAAGCGCCTCGCCGCCTCCCCGCTCCCCCGCTGGGGCCTGATGACGGCGAAGACGGCGTCGGTGCTGGTCACCGAGGTCCTGCAGATCGCCCTGCTGACGGCGATCGCCTTCGCCCTCGGCTGGTCCCCGCACGGCAACCCCCTCGCCGTACTCCTCCTCCTGCTCCTCGGCACGGCCGCCTTCTCGGGGCTGGGACTACTGATGGCGGGCACGCTGAAGGCGGAGGCGACGCTGGCCGCGGCGAATCTCGTGTTCCTGCTGCTGCTCGTGGGAGGCGGGGTCATCGTCCCGCTGGACAAGTTCCCGTCCGGCGCCCAGGACGTGCTCGGGCTGCTGCCCATCTCCGCACTGTCGGACGGACTGCGGGACGTGCTGCAGCACGGGGCCGGGATGCCCTGGGGTGACCTGGGGATTCTGGCGGTGTGGGCAGTCGTGGGGCTGGGAGCGGCGGGGAAGTTCTTCCGCTGGGAATAG
- a CDS encoding ABC transporter ATP-binding protein, which yields MRSEPVVQVQALVKRYGTKTAVDGLDLVADAGVTAVLGPNGAGKTTTVETCEGYRKPDSGTVRVLGLDPVRQSAALRPRIGVMLQSGGVYSGARADEMLRHVAKLHAHPLDVDGLIERLGLGSCGRTTYRRLSGGQQQRLALAMAVVGRPELVFLDEPTAGLDPQARRATWDLVRDLRTDGVSVILTTHYMDEAEQLADDVVIVDAGRVIAQGTPEELCRGGAENTLRFTGRPGLDVGSLLKALPVDCTAAELTPGSYRVAGKVNPQLLATVTSWCAQHGVMPDRISVERHTLEDVFLELTGKELRS from the coding sequence ATGCGAAGTGAGCCCGTGGTCCAAGTCCAGGCCCTGGTGAAGCGGTACGGCACGAAGACCGCGGTGGACGGCCTCGACCTGGTGGCCGATGCGGGTGTGACCGCCGTGCTCGGACCCAATGGCGCGGGCAAGACGACGACCGTCGAGACCTGCGAGGGGTACCGGAAACCGGATTCCGGCACGGTGCGGGTCCTGGGCCTCGACCCGGTGCGGCAGTCGGCCGCGTTGCGCCCCCGTATCGGCGTGATGCTGCAGTCCGGCGGTGTGTACTCCGGTGCGCGGGCCGACGAGATGCTGCGGCATGTGGCGAAGCTGCACGCGCACCCCCTGGACGTGGACGGGCTGATCGAGCGGCTCGGGCTCGGCAGCTGCGGACGGACGACGTACCGCCGGCTGTCCGGCGGGCAGCAGCAGCGCCTGGCACTGGCGATGGCGGTCGTGGGCCGCCCTGAACTGGTGTTCCTGGACGAGCCGACGGCGGGGCTCGACCCGCAGGCCCGCCGGGCGACCTGGGACCTGGTGCGCGATCTGCGTACGGACGGCGTCTCGGTCATCCTCACCACCCACTACATGGACGAGGCCGAGCAGCTGGCCGATGACGTCGTGATCGTGGACGCGGGCCGGGTCATCGCCCAGGGCACGCCCGAGGAGCTGTGCCGCGGCGGCGCCGAGAACACCCTGCGGTTCACCGGCCGCCCCGGTCTGGACGTGGGCTCCCTGCTCAAGGCCCTGCCCGTCGACTGCACCGCCGCCGAGCTGACCCCGGGCTCCTACCGGGTCGCCGGCAAGGTGAACCCCCAACTCCTCGCGACGGTCACGTCCTGGTGCGCCCAGCACGGCGTGATGCCGGACCGGATATCGGTGGAACGGCACACGCTCGAGGACGTGTTCCTGGAGCTCACGGGTAAGGAGTTGCGCTCATGA
- a CDS encoding aminoglycoside N(3)-acetyltransferase, producing the protein MPTPPPTGPLVTRTTLTEGLRQLGVEPGEILLVHSSLSSLGWVCGGAVAVVRGLLDALGPDGTLVVPAQSGDLSDPAVWSNPPVPEEWWGTIRATMPAYDPLVTPTRGVGVVPETVRTWPGAVRSDHPQTSFAAVGPRAGEVIGGHATDCRLGERSPLARLEALHARVLLLGAGYDACTSFHLAEYRIPAPLVQVGRPGPAGWEVVTEVSITSERFDELGHDFERDRPVVRGTVGAADVRLFPVADAVAYAERWLAIHRPREEGILNPPV; encoded by the coding sequence ATGCCCACACCCCCTCCGACCGGCCCACTTGTCACGCGGACCACCCTCACCGAGGGGCTGCGCCAACTGGGTGTCGAACCCGGCGAAATCCTCCTCGTGCACTCCTCGCTCAGCTCCCTCGGCTGGGTCTGCGGAGGCGCCGTCGCGGTCGTCCGGGGACTGCTCGACGCGCTCGGCCCCGACGGCACCCTCGTGGTTCCCGCCCAGTCCGGCGACCTGTCCGATCCGGCGGTGTGGAGCAACCCGCCGGTGCCCGAGGAGTGGTGGGGGACGATCCGGGCCACGATGCCCGCCTACGACCCCCTCGTCACGCCCACGCGCGGGGTCGGCGTCGTCCCGGAGACCGTACGGACGTGGCCCGGCGCCGTGCGCAGCGACCACCCGCAGACGTCGTTCGCCGCGGTCGGCCCGCGCGCGGGCGAGGTGATCGGCGGGCACGCCACCGACTGCCGGCTCGGTGAGCGCAGCCCGCTGGCGAGGCTGGAGGCGCTGCACGCGCGCGTGCTGCTGCTCGGCGCCGGCTACGACGCGTGCACGAGCTTCCATCTGGCCGAGTACCGGATACCCGCACCGCTGGTTCAGGTGGGCCGCCCCGGACCGGCCGGATGGGAGGTGGTGACCGAGGTGTCGATCACCTCGGAGCGCTTCGACGAGCTGGGGCACGACTTCGAACGGGACCGGCCCGTCGTACGCGGGACGGTGGGCGCCGCCGACGTACGGCTGTTCCCGGTGGCGGACGCCGTCGCCTACGCGGAGCGGTGGCTGGCGATACACCGCCCCCGCGAGGAGGGGATCCTGAACCCGCCCGTCTGA
- a CDS encoding helix-turn-helix transcriptional regulator, with protein MKNVGEARETPTGTPQEELATGERSTRNRVARSILDHGPSTVTELAGRLGLTPAAVRRHLDALVADDVVEAREQRVYGARTRGRPAKVFALTDCGRDAFDQSYDKLAADALRYIQERFGGDEAVVAFARARIAEQAAVYRKAIEAAAPEERTEALAKALSADGYAATARSAPVGEQLCQHHCPVVHVAEKFPQLCEVETEIFSQLLGTHVQRLATIAHGDGVCTTFIPKISKNTHNASASTAGRNPA; from the coding sequence GTGAAAAACGTCGGCGAGGCTCGGGAGACCCCCACGGGTACCCCCCAGGAGGAACTCGCGACCGGTGAGCGGTCCACCCGCAACCGGGTCGCGCGGTCCATCCTGGACCACGGGCCCTCGACCGTCACCGAGCTGGCCGGCCGGCTGGGCCTCACCCCGGCCGCCGTACGACGGCATCTGGACGCGCTGGTCGCGGACGACGTCGTGGAGGCGCGCGAGCAGCGGGTGTACGGCGCGCGGACGCGCGGTCGGCCCGCCAAGGTGTTCGCCCTGACGGACTGCGGACGCGACGCCTTCGACCAGTCGTACGACAAACTCGCGGCGGACGCCCTGCGCTACATCCAGGAGCGCTTCGGCGGCGACGAGGCGGTCGTGGCCTTCGCGCGCGCCAGGATCGCCGAGCAGGCCGCCGTGTACCGCAAGGCGATCGAGGCCGCGGCCCCCGAGGAGCGGACCGAAGCCCTGGCCAAGGCCCTGAGCGCGGACGGGTACGCTGCTACGGCGCGCAGCGCACCGGTCGGCGAGCAGCTCTGCCAGCACCACTGCCCGGTGGTCCATGTCGCGGAGAAGTTCCCGCAGCTGTGCGAGGTCGAGACGGAGATCTTCTCGCAGCTCCTCGGGACGCATGTCCAGCGGCTCGCAACCATCGCCCACGGTGACGGCGTCTGTACGACATTCATCCCAAAGATTTCCAAGAACACCCATAACGCATCTGCAAGCACGGCCGGGAGGAACCCCGCATGA
- the sufB gene encoding Fe-S cluster assembly protein SufB, with product MTLPTETAHPELEGLGKYEYGWADSDTAGASAKRGINEDVVRDISAKKSEPEWMTKLRLKGLRLFDKKPMPNWGSDLSGIDFDNIKYFVRSTEKQAESWEDLPEDIKNTYDKLGIPEAEKQRLVAGVAAQYESEVVYHQIREDLEEQGVIFLDTDTALKEHPELFKEYFGTVIPVGDNKFASLNTAVWSGGSFIYVPKGVHVEIPLQAYFRINTENMGQFERTLIIVDEGAYVHYVEGCTAPIYKSDSLHSAVVEIIVKKNARCRYTTIQNWSNNVYNLVTKRAVAYEGATMEWIDGNIGSKVTMKYPAVYLMGEHAKGETLSIAFAGEGQHQDAGSKMVHMAPNTSSNIVSKSVARGGGRTSYRGLVEIGEGAHGSKSNVLCDALLVDTISRSDTYPYVDVREDDVSMGHEATVSKVSEDQLFYLMSRGLSEFEAMAMIVRGFVEPIAKELPMEYALELNRLIELQMEGAVG from the coding sequence ATGACTCTGCCCACGGAGACTGCTCACCCCGAGCTCGAGGGCCTGGGCAAGTACGAATACGGCTGGGCCGACTCCGACACGGCCGGCGCCTCTGCCAAGCGCGGCATCAACGAGGACGTCGTCCGCGACATCTCGGCGAAGAAGAGCGAGCCGGAGTGGATGACCAAGCTCCGCCTCAAGGGTCTGCGCCTCTTCGACAAGAAGCCCATGCCGAACTGGGGCTCCGACCTCTCGGGCATCGACTTCGACAACATCAAGTACTTCGTGCGCTCCACGGAGAAGCAGGCGGAGTCCTGGGAGGACCTGCCCGAGGACATCAAGAACACGTACGACAAGCTCGGCATCCCGGAGGCGGAGAAGCAGCGCCTCGTGGCCGGTGTCGCCGCGCAGTACGAGTCGGAGGTCGTCTACCACCAGATCCGCGAGGACCTGGAGGAGCAGGGCGTCATCTTCCTGGACACCGACACCGCGCTGAAGGAGCACCCGGAGCTCTTCAAGGAGTACTTCGGGACCGTCATCCCGGTCGGTGACAACAAGTTCGCCTCGCTGAACACCGCCGTGTGGTCGGGCGGCTCCTTCATCTACGTGCCGAAGGGCGTGCACGTGGAGATCCCGCTCCAGGCCTACTTCCGCATCAACACGGAGAACATGGGCCAGTTCGAGCGGACCCTGATCATCGTCGACGAGGGTGCCTATGTGCACTACGTCGAGGGCTGCACGGCGCCGATCTACAAGTCGGACTCGCTGCACAGCGCCGTGGTCGAGATCATCGTCAAGAAGAACGCCCGCTGCCGCTACACGACCATCCAGAACTGGTCGAACAACGTCTACAACCTGGTCACCAAGCGCGCCGTCGCCTACGAGGGCGCGACCATGGAGTGGATCGACGGCAACATCGGCTCCAAGGTGACGATGAAGTACCCCGCCGTCTACCTGATGGGCGAGCACGCCAAGGGCGAGACCCTGTCCATCGCCTTCGCCGGCGAGGGCCAGCACCAGGACGCCGGCTCCAAGATGGTCCACATGGCGCCGAACACGTCGTCCAACATCGTGTCGAAGTCCGTGGCCCGCGGTGGCGGCCGTACCTCCTACCGTGGTCTGGTGGAGATCGGCGAGGGCGCCCACGGCTCGAAGTCGAACGTGCTGTGTGACGCACTGCTCGTCGACACGATCTCCCGCTCCGACACGTACCCGTATGTCGACGTCCGTGAGGACGACGTCTCCATGGGCCACGAGGCGACCGTCTCCAAGGTCTCCGAGGACCAGCTCTTCTACCTGATGAGCCGCGGTCTGAGCGAGTTCGAGGCGATGGCGATGATCGTGCGCGGCTTCGTCGAGCCGATCGCGAAGGAGCTGCCCATGGAGTACGCCCTCGAGCTCAACCGGCTGATCGAGCTGCAGATGGAAGGCGCGGTCGGTTAA